ACGTAGACGCCGTCCCCCACCGTCTCCAGCAGCGACTTGTATCGCTCCAGATCGCGCTCGCGGGCCTTTCGCTCGCTGACGTCCCGCGCGGTTCCCACGAGGCCCCAGACTTCGCCGTCCTCGTACAGGGGTGCGGCCGTGACCTCGTGGGGGACCGGTCCGTCCTCGGCCGTCTCGACGTCCAGGACCAGCGAGACCTCCTCGCCACACGCGACCCGACCGAGCGCGGTGGCCGCCCGCTCGCGGTCGTACTCCGGGATCAGCGTCAGCGGATCCATCTCGGCGAGTTCCTCGTCGGACTTGCCCACGATCTCGCCGAAGCGGGCGTTCCAGTCGACGAGCAGCCCCGACCGATCGAGCACGTACAGCGAGTCGGTCAGCGTGTCGAGGATGGCCTTCGAGGCGTGGTCCGGTTCGGGCCACTGCTCGCGCTTTTCCGGATCGACCCACCACTCCCCCGAGTGTCGCGCCGCTCGGCTCATCGCTGCTGCCTCCCGCATGCGAGCGTCGCCGCTACCGTCGACGACGATAGTTCGAACATACGGGCCACTAGACGATCAATTTGATAAGCGTATCGCCGAGGATCGGCCCCCGATTCTCGTGCTCCGGGTTCCCCGCGGACACGGCGGGATCGCCGGCCTTCAGGCCGAGGACATGGCGGCCGCGTCGGCGGCCTCGCCGACGCCGACGAGCGTCGCCCAGGTGTTGATCCCGGCCCGGAGCGCGACCAGATCGTCGGCTCCGACCGTCACCGTCACCGTCGATCCGTCGCGGTCGAGGGCGGCCTCGGTTCGGTCGCCAGCGATCGCGCCGACCTCGGGGCGGACGCTGGCCTCGACGATCCGGGCGCGAGATTCGTCCTCGAAAGAAAACTCGAGGACGGCGTCGTGGGCGCGGGCCACGCTAGTTGACGTCGACTTCCTTGACGTCGCGGCTCCGCTCTTTCAGCAGGACGCGGTGGCCGCAGTACGGACAGCGCACGCCGCCGTACTCGTCCAGTTCGACGTCGCGCTTACAGCGGGAACACTTGTAGCTCATTCTTCGTCGTCGGCCAGCGCCGCGCGGATCGAGCGCGTGACCGTCTTGCCGCCGGGGGTCTCCGGGCGGTACGTGCCGCCGGCGAACTTGTAGCCGCAGCGACCGCACTCCCAGATGCCGGTGCCCTGGCGCTCGACGCCGTCCTGCCCGCATTCGGGGCACTCGTGGTCGTCGTTCATGTCGTCCTCGATGTCCGCGACGCGGCGGCGAGCGACGCGGCCGTAGCGAGCGCCGAACCGGCCGGCGCTCCCCGTTCGTGCCTTGTCTTTGGCCATAGTACCGTTCACTCGTGCGAGCGCGTTCATAAACCCTGCGTGTTCGATCGAAATCCGGCGACCCGGGGCCGGGAGGACCCCGCCCCATCGCGCCCGCCCGACCACCCTCTCGTCGCTCTCACTCCCGCAGGCCGGCCTCGTCGAGGGCCTCGTTGAGGTCCGCCCGGACCCGTTCGCCCAGCTCGCGGTCGCCAGCGGTCGTGACCACCCGGTTCTCCTGGACGCTCGAGCCGTCGCGGATCAGCAGGCGGACGTTCCCGTTCGCGTCGGCCCGCGTGGCCTTCGCCCGGACGCCGCCCCGCGATCCCGACCCGCTCGCGTCGATGGGACCCGGGATGATCTTCTTGACGTGGGGGTGGCCCGCGACCGTCTCGATGGCCCGCTGGCCCGCCCGCTCACCGATCAGCGTGGTGTGGGAACCGCCGAGGATGTCGGCCGTCGAGGCCTCGACGACCTCCAGGGCTGGCCGGCCCTTCCGCTCGACGACGGCCGAGACCGGGTCCTCGTCGGGGACGCGGTAGAACTCGTAGTGGACCTCGCCGCGGACCGCCCGGAGCACGGTTCGATCGCCCGTCGCGTACACCTCTTCCGGGCGTTTGCGGCGGATCTCGTCTGCGATCAGGCCGGCGAAGTTGCGCAGCTCGATCACGTCCGTCTCGCCGTCTTCGGCCTCCGGCGTCGTCGTGATCGTCCGCTGGCCGACGACCTCGTCTTCGAGCAGCGTCGTCACCGTCGCCCGATCCCGGGCGAGCTCGAGGACCACGGTGTCGGCGTTGCCCGTCCGGCAGACCAGGCAGTAATCGCCCGGTCGCGCGAGGTCAGCGGCGCACTGCCGGCACTCCATGCGTGTCTCTGGGCGGCTCTCCCGGATAAGCCGGACGGTTCGGAACCCGCTCACCCCAGTTCGGCGGGATCGACCTTCAGGTACTCCCGGAGCAGGACCGTCGCGTAGCTCCCCTTCGGCAGCGAGAAGGCGAAGGTCAGCGGCTCGCGCTCGACCGTCAGGTCGGTTCGCACAAGCACCGCGCGCCGCGTCCCCGTCGAGTGGAACTCCCCGGGCAGGTCGAAGTCACCGGGTTCGATCCCGACCTCGTCGAGCACGTCGCGTTCGATCTCGCCGGGCTCGCCGTCCCCCAGTTCGGTCTCCGTGCCGACGAGCGGTGCGGTGACGAACGCCCGCCCGCGCTCGCAGTGGCGGGTCACCGTCTCCACCCTGTCGGCGTCGACACGCTGGAGCCGGTCGGTGTCGGGGACGGTGATCTCCGGCGGCGCGTCGCTGTCCGTGAAACAGACCACGTCGCCCGCGACGGGCCGATCGAAAGGAAGGCCGCGCTCCAGCCGCTCTGAGAGGATCCGATTGAAGACGTACGACTGGGCGGCGTTGACCAGCAACTGCTGGAGGTTGGTCGGCATGGTCTCCAGGGCCGCACGGAAGTCGTCTGGCTCGGACGCGTCGCGGTCGACCAGTTCGTGCAGCATCGCCCGTTCGTACCCGAGGTATCGGGGCATCTCGTCCAGGGCGTCCGCCCAGTCACCGCCGCGCTCGGCGACCTCGTCGACGCGTTCGCGCGCCGCCTGCGTCTCCTCGGGTTCGCGCTCGGAGGGGCCGCCCACGTAGGCGAGAACCGCGTCGCGCCAGTCCTCGCTGACGACGGCCAGACCGACCTCGTGGGTGACGGGACGCTGGCTGCCGAAGCGCTGCTGGCCGAAGTAGTTGGGGACCGCGACGGTGACGGGACCGTCTCCCGGCGCGCTATCGTCGCCAGCCGACCCGGCGAACGCAACGAGGTCGGCGGTGATCGCCGCGACGGCGTCGGGGCGGTCGGGGTCGCGGACGGTCACCTCGAAGGCGTTGCCCGCCAGGTCGCCGAAGTAGATACGGCGGCCGGTTCGACCCAGCACCTCGATGTCCGCGTCGCCGACCTCGACGGCCGCGACTTCGTCGGGATCGGCGTCGGCGACGGAGAACAACTGGGTCGTCACGGCCCGCTTGTCCTTCGTGCCCGCCCAGGAGATTCGTTCGCGGCTGGCGCCGAGGCCGTCCGACAGCGCGCTCGCGAAGTCGTTGGTGTCCCACCCCGAGAGGGTCGCGCGCAGGAGGACGTGGGGATACGCGCCGGGGTCGGCGTCGATCGGCTCGGGATCGAACGCTTCGATCTCGGTGACCCGGAAGTCCGCCGGCTCGGCGCGCAGACGGCCGCCGACGCCGTCCGCGTCGCTCACGTAGTAGTCCATCCCGACGGCGCGCTCGACCGGCTGGGCGTCCCGCATCAGCGTCCGGCCCCCTGCTCGGTTGTCATGGCGCGGGGTTCGTGCCGACCCGCCAAAAGCCTGGAGATCCGCGTCGGTGAATCGCGAGTCGCGGTGGACGCGCCGGTCAGGCCCGCTGTTCCCCGGTGTCGAGGTAGGTCATCGCCTCCTCGTCGGGGACCTGCGAGAAATCGCGGTAGTGACGGCCGACAGCTTGGAAGTTCCGCGGACGTTCGAGGCAGATCACCCGGTCAGCCTCCGCCGCGAGGGCGTCGACGGTATCCGGGGGGCCGACCGGGACCGCGAAGATCACCTCGGCCGCCCCGGCCTCGCGGACCTGTCGGAGGCAGGCCCGGGCCGTCGCGCCGGTCGCGACGCCGTCGTCGACCACCACGACCGTCTGTCCCGTGAGATCACCGAGCGTCTCGCCCTGACGGTACGCGATGGCCTTCTGGCGGGCGGCGACGGTCGTGTTCGCCCACGCATCGCGGATGTACGCTCCGCTCACCCCGAGACGGTCGATAGCGTCCTCGTTGTACCAGGTGCTCCCGTCGCTGGCGACGGCGCCGATCGCGAACTCCGCGTTGCCCGGGGCGCCGATTTTCTTGGCCACGACGACGTCGAGCGGGGCGTCGAGCGCGTCCGCGACCGCACGGCCAAGGGGCAGTCCCCCGCGCGGAATCGCCAGGACGAGGTCGGTGGCGACGCCCTCCGCGGCGAGTCGCTCCCCGAGGCGCTCGCCCGCCGCGGTTCTGTTCGCGAACATGGTCCGGACAGAGGACGGCCACGAGCAAAGCTCTCCGTGCCGACTCCAGTCGCTCGCGTGCCGGGACGTGGCCACCCGTCTGCGAGACGGCTGCCGATCAGAACAGGGACAGTTCGCCGGTCACGCGGTCGACGGCGTCCTCGTTCCCGGGGCCGACCGCCAGCGCCGTGACCGTACCGGGTTCCAGCTGAGTGTGCCCCGCGTCCCGGACGATGGCGTTGGGCAGCCCCTCGCGTTCGGCTTTGTCGGCCAGCTCGAACAGCTGCTGTTCGCTCTCTCCTTTCAGGACGACCTTCTTCTGGCCGCCGCCTTTCCACTCCTTGCGGGTCCGGTCCGGCGTGTCCTCGTACGCCGAGAGGGAGGCGTGGGCCACCTGCGCGGCGAGTTTTCCCTGTCCCATTCCGACGTCGGTGCGCGCGACGATCGCCTGTTTCATACGACCTCGAAGCGCGGGGTGGGCAATAGGTCTGACCGTCGGCGTCGCGGACCCAATAACTTTAGACGGCCGACTCCGCTGGTTGGGGTATGATCCTCTCGGACGCGGACATCCTCGCCCGGCTCGCCGAGGGCGACCTCGTGATCGAGCCGCTCGAAGACGTGGATCTCCAGGTCCAGCCCGCGAGCGTCGACCTGCGGCTGGGTCGGGAGTTCCTGGAGTTCCAGCACGCGAACATCCCCTGCATCCACCCCAACAGCGAGCAGGAGGTCGCCGAGTACGTCGACGAGACCCACGTCGACGAGGGCCAGGAGTTCATCCTCCACCCCGGTGACTTCGTGCTCGGGACGACCATCGAGCGCGTCGAGATCCCGGCGGACCTGATCGCCCACGTCGAAGGTCGCTCGTCGCTCGGCCGCCTCGCGATCGTCGTCCACGCGACCGCCGGGCTCTGTGACCCGGGATACGAGGGCCAGATCACGCTCGAGCTCTCGAACCTCGGGACGGCCCCGGTCGCGCTGACCCCCGGCATGCGCATCTCGCAGTTGACCTTCACGGAGCTGAAGACACCGGCCGACCGGCCATACGGGGAAGAGCGCGGCTCGAAGTATCAGGGGCAGTCGGGGCCGCAGGCGTCGAAGATTCAGGGGGATCACGAGTTCGGAGGCGACCAGGTCTAACGCGACGGATAGTGGTCCGTCGCGGGAGACCCCGTCGGCGAGAACGAGCAGAGTTCGGAGGCGACCAGGTCTAACGCGACGGATAGTGGTCCGTCGCGGGAGACCCCGTCGGCGAGAACGAGCAGAGTCCGGAGGCGAACAGGTCTGAGCGCCGAAAACAGAACCTCCCGAGTTAGAACTGCCGTCGCGCAAGTGCCAGCCCCGCGACGGCGATCGCGAAGAGCGCGGCGATCGGCGAGAAGCCGGGGCCGTCGCCGGCCGTGCTCGCGGGCTGCTCACCGTCGGTCGCGACGGTCTCCTCGTCGTTTTCGCTGGTGGGAGTTGTCTCTGTCTCGGTCGGGGTGGCCGACGTCGAATCGGTCGCCGTCGTCGAGTCGTGTGCGTCGACCGGGACGGACACGCCGACCGTGCCAGCGGCGGTCCCGTCGACCGCGAGCGCATAGGTCCCCGTTCGCTCGAACTCGACGGGGAGCGTGATCGTTCGGGACTCGCCGCCGGGGACGCGCACGGTCTCGTTCGCCAGTTCGGTTCCGTTGGCGGTGACCGCGACCGTTCGCGACCCGGTCACGGGGCCGTCGTTCGCGACCGTGACGGACACGCCGACCGGGTCGGCCCGCGCGGCGGTCGAGCGGTTCACGGTTGCGTTCGTCACCGAGAGGTTCGCGGCCGCGTCCGTCGCGACGGCGAAGACCGAGAGCCCGGGCGCGGTCGCCTCGAAGCGGTGCATCCCGCTCGCGGTGCCCACGTGACTGGTCGGCCGTTCCGACCACGTCCCGCCGGTCTGACGAAGCAGCGTGACCGATTCGGGATCGGTGCCCCGATCTGCGAGCGTCTCGGCGTCGACGCCGAACCGGAAGGTCGCATCGGAGACGTCCGCGTCGGAGACGGTGTGCGAGACCGTGAGGAAGCCGACCGGCGCGTCGAGTGCCGGGGCACCGTCGGGCGCGGCCGCCGTCGCGGCCACTTCGAGTTCGTAGTCCGTGGCCGCCGCGGTCAGCGCCAGTTCGTTCAGACGGAACCGCTCGCCCGAGTCGGCGACGGCGAACGAGACCTCGACGGTCTGGCCGGGGTTGGCGCGCGAGACGGTGGCCCGCTGGCTGCTGGGGCTCGTCGGGAGGACGGAGACGTCCGCCGACGGCGGGGCGGGCGCGGTGTCGCCGCCCGACCCGCCGGAACTTCCGCCGCCGGAGCCGCCACCGCCACCACCGGATCCGCCGCCACCGCTACGGGTCTCGACCTGATCGATGGTGACCGTCGCCGACTCGCCAGTTGTGCCGTCCGTTCCGGTGTCGTCGGTCGCCGTCGTCACCGTCGCGCGGACCTGGCCGTCGGCCCCGACTCTCCGCACCGCGCGGTACGTGTAGGGTCCCGACCCGGACCGGTCGAAGGACTCGATGGTCAGCGCCGTCGAGATCGCGCCGTCGAGATCGACCCCGAGCGCATCGAGCGATTCGGTGGACTCGACGGTGACCGAGACGCGCTGGTTCGACAGCGCTGACAGCGAGAACGACGTGATGGACGGCGGGGTGTCCACGGCGACGGCGTCCGTCGTCGCCCGACCCTCGTTGCCCGCGTCGTCCGTTGCGATTACGGGGATCGCGTGGTTGCCGTCCGCCGCCCGGCTCTGCGCGCCGACGGTCACGGTCGCGTTCGCCGTGCCGTCGCCGTCGGCGTCGGTGAGCGTGACGGTCCCGGCCCCGAGAGCGGACGCGTCGGCGCGAACGGTCGCGACGCCGCTCAGGGCGTCCGTCGCGGTGGCGGTGATCGCCAGCCGGTCGCCGTTTCCGAGCGTGCCGTTCACGTCGAGGGATCGGGCCGCTACGGAGAGCGAGGGCGGCGCGGTGTCGAGCGTGACCGTCGGAGTCGTGTCCTCGGCTTCGTTACCGGCCGCGTCGGTCGCCGTGATCTGCACCGCGTGCGGGCCGTCGGCGGCCGCGTCGCGCTCGTCGACGGTCAGGGTCGCCCCGTAGGTGCCGTCGCCGTCGGGATCGGTCAGGGTGACCGTCCCACCGCCGAACGCCGAGGCGTTCGCACGCACCGCGGCCACGCCTGACGTCGCGTCGGTCACGTTCACCGCGACGGTGAGCGGGTCGCCGTCTCCGACCGGCCCGCCGTCGAGTCGCAGATCGCCCAGCACGGGGGCGGTCGTATCCACGACGATCCGTCCCGACTGCGCGCTCGCGCCGTCGTTACCCGATTCGTCGACCGCGGCGTCGAGCGTCGCCGTGTACGTCCCGTCGGCCTCGGCGTCCCAGGTGGCCGCGTAGCGCCCGTCGGTGGCCGAGAAGTCGTCCGCGGTCAGCGTCGTCTTCGCAGGGCCATCGACGGTCGCCGTGATCGAGGAAAGGGGCTCCGACGTGTCGAAGCCGACCGCGACGCGCTGTCCGGTCGGGTTCTCCACCGTGAAGTTCGAGATCCTCGGCGCCGTGTCCAGCGCGACCGTGGGCGTCTCCGCCGTCCCCCGGTTTCCGGCCGCGTCGGTCGCCGCGATCTCGACGCCGTAGTCGCCGTCAGTCGTTGCGTTGGGGCCGTCGACGGCGACAGTGGCGTCGTAGGTCCCGTCCGCGTCGCCGTCGGTCAACGTCACCGTCCCCGCGCCGAACGCCGTGGCGTTCGCCGTGACGGTCCCGACGCCCGCGATGGCGTCCGAGACGGTCGCACCGATCGCGAGGGCGTCGCCGTCGCCCACGGTCCCGTCGTCGTCCGCGGCGTCCGCGAGAGTCGGGGCCGACAGCTCGGGCGGGGTTGTGTCGACGACGACTGTCTCCGACTCGCCGCTGGCTCCGTCCTTGCCCGCGTCGTCGACCGCCGCGTCGAGCGTCCCGGTGTACTCCCCGTCACTGCCGGGAGTCCAGGTCACTACGTAGCGCCCGTCCGTGGCAGTGAAGTTCGCCTCGGTCAGCGTCGTCGATTCCGGTCCGTCGACGCTCGCGGTGATCGAGGCGAGCGACTCGGAGGCGTCCAGGCCGAGTTCGAGGACCCGGCCGTCGGGATTGGTCACCGAGACGTTCGTGATCCGGGGCGGCGTGTCGAGGGAGAGCGTTCCAGTCGTCGTGATCCGGTCGTTCCCGGCGGCATCGGTGGCCCTGACGGGCACGTCGTAGTCACCGTCGGTCCGTGCCCCGTCGCCGACGACGGCGACTGTCGCGTCGTAGGTCCCGTCGCCGTTCCCGTCCGTGAGGGCGACGGTTCCGGCCCCGAACGCCGACGCGTTCGCCGTCACTGTCGCGAGCCCCGAGTGTTCGTCCGCCACCGTGGCTCCGATCGCGACTGCGTCGCCGTCGCCGACGATGCCGTCCCCGTCGGTCGCGTCCGTCGCGGTGACGCCTGCGGAGGTCGGTGCCGCGGCGTCAACCTGCACCTCGCCGGTCTCGTTCGCGTCGGTGTTGCCTGCCCGGTCGGTCGCAGTGACCGTCAGTGCGGTCGAACCGGTGGTCGCGCTCTCGCCGACCGCGATGGTGGCGTCGTACGTTCCGTTCCCGTCGTCGTCCGTGAGGGAGACGGTGCCGGCACCGAGTGCGGCAGCGTCCACGTCGACGGACTCGACACCGATGTCGTCCGTGACCGGGGCCGCGACCTCGAGTTCGTCGCCGACGCCGAGCCAGCCGTCGGAGGGGGCCGTGACGGTCGCGTTCCCAATTTCGGGGGCGGTGCCCTCGACGGCACCGACCGCGCCAGTGGCGTTCACCAGCCCCCAGCCGGTCGCGACGGACGGTTCGGTCCCGCTGATGGCCGTCGACGTTCCCAGCATGGCGGATTCGACCGCCGCGGGCGTCAGGCTGGCGTTGGCCCCGAGCGCCAGCGCGGCGACGCCGGCGGCGTGCGGTGCGGCGGCGGAGGTGCCGTAGAAACAGCAGCCGGCGTCGGTCGAGACGCCGTCGGGCGCGACCACCTCGGGCTTCAGGCGGCCGTCCACCGTCGGCCCCTGCGAGGAGTACCCCGCGAGGGAGAGGGAGTCGTCGTGGACCGCGCCGACCGAGAGCACGTCCGGGCTGGCCGCCGGGATGAGCAGGCTCTGGCGGGCTTCACTCGGGTCGAATCGCGCGCCGCCGAAGGTGAAGACGTTGAACTCAGCATCGGTCTCGCCCGACTGGTGGACGATCCGGAGTCGCGGATTCGAATCGCTCGCGCTCACGGTGACCCGCTCCCAGGGACCGAACGTCGAGCCGTCCTGGGTGTTCGTCGACCGGTCGAGGACGGTGCCGCCCTCGTCGACGAGTTCCACGTCGTAGTCCTGGTCGCGCGCGTCCCAGTCGGTCCAGCTGACGAAGACCGTCGCCGACCCACTGCCCGGCGGCTGGACTCCCACGGACTCTCCCCCGTCGACGTCGAGGACGCCGTCGCCGTCCGCGTCGCGCCAGGAGCCGTTCCAGTGGCGGCCGTTGGCGTAGTTGCCCGACGAGGTGACCCAGACGCCGCCGTCGGCGACGAACTCGCCGATCTTCCGGTCGATGTCGTCGGTCCCGTCGAGCGGGCCGGCCGTGTTGGCCCACGCCAGCGACATCGACACCACGTTCGCGTCGGTCGACGACCCCAGCCAGTCGACGGCGCGTTTCAGGTCCGTCCCTGTCCGAATGCGGACCAGCACCACGTCCGCACCCGGGGCCGTGCGAGCGGCCAGTTCGGCCGTCTTCGTCCCGTGCGAGCCCGCGCCGCCCTCGATTCCGTCGCCCGAGAAGTCCCGGGTCTCGACGACCTGGTCGCCGAATTCGGGGTTGTCGAGGTCGTAGCCGCCGGTGTCGACGATCGCGACGGTGGCGTTCGTCCCGTCGTAGCCCGCCTCGTGGACCGAGACGGCGTTCATCGACGACAGCCCCGCCACGCTCGTCGGCTCGACCGGCGTCGGCGGCCGGATCACCCGGACCGACGCGTCGTCCGCGACCTGTTCCAGTGCCGCCACCGGGAGTCTGACCTGGAGTTCGTTCTCGTACCCGGAGTCGAGGCGGCCACCGGCCGTCCTGACGGCAGCGGCCGCACCCTCGGCACCGCCGTCTTGGGCGACGACCGTCGCCTCGACGACCGTCTCGTCGCCCGATTCGCGAGCGACGGGACCGGTCGCGGTCGCCGGTGAGCCGCCGCGATCGGAGAGCAGATCGCCGTTGATCCGGGGGTGGGCGGACGAGTTCGAATCGGTCGCGGCCGTCCCGTTCTCGTCTTCCAGTTGCGTCTCGTTCCCGTCACCGGACGCAGCGTCGCCGCCGTCGAGCACTGAGACGCTGGCGACCGGCGCGGCTCCCGCCGCGCCCGCGAGGAGTCCGGCGAACAGTACGACGCCGACGACGACCGACCACCGATGAGTTGCGACCATCTCTGCGAATCCGTGTCCGGTGTTCACCACCACCCCTCATTATTGTTTGTACTTTGACTATTTTGTAGATATATAATATTTTTTGGTATTCAGTTACTTACCAGTCGGTATCAGTCTGGTCTGAATGAGTCTCTCTCAGCTTCGTACCGGTATACTGTCTTCAATTCCGATAGTAGTAGTATTCTGATAGCATCGCGAATTCGTGGGTCGGTGGCGTCCGCGCCGTGCGGCAGGGTTTTTATGCCGGCGCGGGACTGAGTTGCGACAACGAATGAGATTCATCGAGGAGGTGGTGGTCGAAGAGTTCCTGCCGACGTTCCGGTCGATGCTGGCCGAGGCGCTGCGGGAGCGCGGGCTGACCCAGAGCGAGGTAGCCGAACTCCTCGGGATCAGCCAGAGCGCGGTCTCGAAGTACGTCCACGGCGAGGTCGCGCGAAACGAGCGGCTGCTGACCGACGAGCGACTGGTGGACCTCGTCGAGCGGCTGGGCCACGGGCTGACCGAGGGCGAGATGAGCCCCGTCCAGGCGCTGGTCGAGACGGAGGTGGTCATCCGCCAGCTCGAACAGGGGGACGTGCTGGCCCAGCTCCACCAGGAAGCGGTGCCGGAACTCGCGTCCTACGGCGGCGCCTTCGAGGTCCACGACCCCGACAGCGACGTCCGGGTGGCCGAGCAGGCGCTGGCCTCGGTCCGGCGTGGGCTCACCGTGGTCGAGAACACCGCCGACTTCGCCCGGTACATCCCCGCGGTCGGGACGAACCTCGTCGAAGCGCTGCCTGACGCCGGCGGCATCGAGGACGTGGTCGCGGTCCCCGGCCGGATCATCGAGCTGAAGGGCCGGCCGGAGGTCCCCGCCGAACCCGAGTTCGGCGTCAGCGAGTACGTCGCGAGCGTGCTGCTGACCGCCCGCGAACACGGCAGCGACGCGCGCGCGGCCGTCAACGTCCGATACGACCCCACGCTGCTCGACGCACTCGAAGCCGCCGGGCACAGTGCGATCGAGTTCGACGCCGAGAAAGGGATCGAATCGGCCATTCCCGCCGCGCTCGAACGCGAGCCCGACGCCGACGTGCTCTACCAGACCGGCGGATTCGGGATCGAGCCCGTCATCTACGTCCTCGGCCCGGACGCGCCGACGGTCGCCGAGCGGCTGCGGGACGCCCTCTGATGGCCGACGCCGACCGGGTCCGGGACTTCTACGGCCGATGGGCGCACCTGTACGACCGGCTGGCGACCGCTCCCGGTGTCCGCTCCTGGCGGCGTCGGGCCGCCGCGGCCCTCGACCTCGAACCGGGCGACACCGTCGTGGAGATGGGCTGTGGCACCGGCGCGAACTTCCCCTCGCTGTGCGAGCGGGTCGGCCCCGAGGGACGCGTCGTCGGCGTCGACCTGACGCCGGCGGTGCTCGAGCGGGCACGGGCGCGCAGCGCCGACCGCGGCTGGGCGAACGTCCACTGCTGTCTCGGGGACGCCACGCGGCCCCCCGTCTCCGGCCCCGTCGACGCCGTCCTCGGCACGTTCGTCCTCGGGATGTTCCCGGACCCGGCGGCGGCAATCGCGGAGTGGTGCGAGCTGTGTCGACCGGGCGGCCGCGTCGCCGTCTGCAACTTCCAGCGGAGCCCGCATCCACTCGCCTGGCCGCTGAACCGCGCGTTCGGGGCGTTCGTCTGGGCGTCGTCGCCCGGGTGGGAGCGTCCCGACGGCCCGGTGACGACGGCGTTCGAAGACCGGGTGGCCGCCGGCCGGACGGCGCTCGCCGCCCGCACCGAGGATCGCCGGTTCGAGCGCTTCGCGGGCGGCTATCTCGGCCTGCTCACTGGCCGAGTACCTGCCGAATAGGAACGCTTTTTTCCGTGGTTTCGGTTCGTGTGTATATGTCGCTCGCCCACCGACTCGCGCCGCTCGCGGTCGCCCTCCTCCTCGTCCTCGCGGGGTGTGGGGCCGGCCCGAGCGACGGGACGGCGACGGAACCGACGGACGCTGAATCGCCGGCGGCCGCCGACACGCCAGCCGCGACCGACGACCCGAACCAGACGGCCACTCCGACGGGCACCGACACGCCCGCCGAACCCGCGAACCGGAGCGACGACGGTGGGGGCAACGAGACGGCCGCGTACAGCGTACAGGTCCAGAACGGGACGCTGCCGTTCGACGCGAACCGGACGTTAGTGCGAACGCAGTCGCTGCTAGGGACCGACGTGGAGCCCCGTCCCGTGCGGATCCAGAACCTGAGCGAGTGGCGCCGGACGCTTCCCCGCATCGGGGCGAGTCCGCTCAACGCCGCGCTGGGCTTCGAGAACGTCTCCGTGAACTGGAGCCAGCCCACCGGCGCGACGAGAGGGACGGGCTACGTC
Above is a genomic segment from Halorientalis sp. LT38 containing:
- a CDS encoding class I SAM-dependent methyltransferase; translation: MADADRVRDFYGRWAHLYDRLATAPGVRSWRRRAAAALDLEPGDTVVEMGCGTGANFPSLCERVGPEGRVVGVDLTPAVLERARARSADRGWANVHCCLGDATRPPVSGPVDAVLGTFVLGMFPDPAAAIAEWCELCRPGGRVAVCNFQRSPHPLAWPLNRAFGAFVWASSPGWERPDGPVTTAFEDRVAAGRTALAARTEDRRFERFAGGYLGLLTGRVPAE
- a CDS encoding S8 family serine peptidase — encoded protein: MVATHRWSVVVGVVLFAGLLAGAAGAAPVASVSVLDGGDAASGDGNETQLEDENGTAATDSNSSAHPRINGDLLSDRGGSPATATGPVARESGDETVVEATVVAQDGGAEGAAAAVRTAGGRLDSGYENELQVRLPVAALEQVADDASVRVIRPPTPVEPTSVAGLSSMNAVSVHEAGYDGTNATVAIVDTGGYDLDNPEFGDQVVETRDFSGDGIEGGAGSHGTKTAELAARTAPGADVVLVRIRTGTDLKRAVDWLGSSTDANVVSMSLAWANTAGPLDGTDDIDRKIGEFVADGGVWVTSSGNYANGRHWNGSWRDADGDGVLDVDGGESVGVQPPGSGSATVFVSWTDWDARDQDYDVELVDEGGTVLDRSTNTQDGSTFGPWERVTVSASDSNPRLRIVHQSGETDAEFNVFTFGGARFDPSEARQSLLIPAASPDVLSVGAVHDDSLSLAGYSSQGPTVDGRLKPEVVAPDGVSTDAGCCFYGTSAAAPHAAGVAALALGANASLTPAAVESAMLGTSTAISGTEPSVATGWGLVNATGAVGAVEGTAPEIGNATVTAPSDGWLGVGDELEVAAPVTDDIGVESVDVDAAALGAGTVSLTDDDGNGTYDATIAVGESATTGSTALTVTATDRAGNTDANETGEVQVDAAAPTSAGVTATDATDGDGIVGDGDAVAIGATVADEHSGLATVTANASAFGAGTVALTDGNGDGTYDATVAVVGDGARTDGDYDVPVRATDAAGNDRITTTGTLSLDTPPRITNVSVTNPDGRVLELGLDASESLASITASVDGPESTTLTEANFTATDGRYVVTWTPGSDGEYTGTLDAAVDDAGKDGASGESETVVVDTTPPELSAPTLADAADDDGTVGDGDALAIGATVSDAIAGVGTVTANATAFGAGTVTLTDGDADGTYDATVAVDGPNATTDGDYGVEIAATDAAGNRGTAETPTVALDTAPRISNFTVENPTGQRVAVGFDTSEPLSSITATVDGPAKTTLTADDFSATDGRYAATWDAEADGTYTATLDAAVDESGNDGASAQSGRIVVDTTAPVLGDLRLDGGPVGDGDPLTVAVNVTDATSGVAAVRANASAFGGGTVTLTDPDGDGTYGATLTVDERDAAADGPHAVQITATDAAGNEAEDTTPTVTLDTAPPSLSVAARSLDVNGTLGNGDRLAITATATDALSGVATVRADASALGAGTVTLTDADGDGTANATVTVGAQSRAADGNHAIPVIATDDAGNEGRATTDAVAVDTPPSITSFSLSALSNQRVSVTVESTESLDALGVDLDGAISTALTIESFDRSGSGPYTYRAVRRVGADGQVRATVTTATDDTGTDGTTGESATVTIDQVETRSGGGGSGGGGGGSGGGSSGGSGGDTAPAPPSADVSVLPTSPSSQRATVSRANPGQTVEVSFAVADSGERFRLNELALTAAATDYELEVAATAAAPDGAPALDAPVGFLTVSHTVSDADVSDATFRFGVDAETLADRGTDPESVTLLRQTGGTWSERPTSHVGTASGMHRFEATAPGLSVFAVATDAAANLSVTNATVNRSTAARADPVGVSVTVANDGPVTGSRTVAVTANGTELANETVRVPGGESRTITLPVEFERTGTYALAVDGTAAGTVGVSVPVDAHDSTTATDSTSATPTETETTPTSENDEETVATDGEQPASTAGDGPGFSPIAALFAIAVAGLALARRQF
- a CDS encoding thiamine-phosphate synthase family protein, with translation MRFIEEVVVEEFLPTFRSMLAEALRERGLTQSEVAELLGISQSAVSKYVHGEVARNERLLTDERLVDLVERLGHGLTEGEMSPVQALVETEVVIRQLEQGDVLAQLHQEAVPELASYGGAFEVHDPDSDVRVAEQALASVRRGLTVVENTADFARYIPAVGTNLVEALPDAGGIEDVVAVPGRIIELKGRPEVPAEPEFGVSEYVASVLLTAREHGSDARAAVNVRYDPTLLDALEAAGHSAIEFDAEKGIESAIPAALEREPDADVLYQTGGFGIEPVIYVLGPDAPTVAERLRDAL